The following coding sequences lie in one Arachis hypogaea cultivar Tifrunner chromosome 4, arahy.Tifrunner.gnm2.J5K5, whole genome shotgun sequence genomic window:
- the LOC140184268 gene encoding glucan endo-1,3-beta-D-glucosidase-like, with the protein MIAGVVGVVGDSWMLEAEHVPVTWHSIRGFNQDSYDEIKQALCRDVGALSSSKIANTSSSCYCRSIARAARFAMIAEEVGFLDLISLVKKFLKETIQPWLDGTFRGNGFLYEKQWGGLITKSGADSNFVYGIAVLAKIDPNWVRSIGLEDSDVGRFQLISGEAVNAYYSAALMGLAYNDANLVAIGSTHAAQMWGYLKRDDEKFEEFTKENRLMEVLYSNNRESRVKWNTLAFYVLPLLPITEFLFSNVGFVKEVVEWTMPCLNRDGVLEKLKWLGRNL; encoded by the exons ATGATAGCTGgtgttgttggtgttgttgggGATTCATGGATGTTGGAAGCAGAACATGTTCCCGTAACTTGGCACTCTATTAGAGGTTTCAATCAAGACTCCTATGATGAAATCAAACAAGCTCTTTGTAGAGATGTTGGTGCTCTTAGTTCTTCAAAAATAGCTAATACTTCATCTTCCTGTTATTGCAGATCGATTGCAAGGGCAGCAAGGTTTGCAATGATAGCTGAGGAAGTTGGTTTTCTTGACTTGATTTCACTTGTTAAGAAATTCTTGAAAGAAACCATTCAGCCATGGTTAGATGGGACTTTTAGAGGGAATGGATTTTTGTATGAAAAGCAATGGGGAGGGCTTATTACTAAAAGCGGTGCTGATA GTAACTTTGTGTATGGAATTGCAGTTCTTGCAAAGATTGATCCGAATTGGGTAAGAAGTATAG GGCTAGAGGATAGTGATGTTGGAAGATTTCAATTGATTAGTGGTGAAGCTGTGAATGCATATTATTCAGCAGCGTTGATGGGTTTGGCATATAATGATGCAAATCTTGTTGCTATTGGTTCAACTCATGCTGCTCAAATGTGGGGCTATTTAAAGAGGGATGATGAAAAGTTTGAGGAGTTTACAAAGGAGAATAGGTTAATGGAGGTTCTATATTCTAACAACAGGGAAAGTAGAGTTAAATGGAATACACTTGCCTTTTATGTTCTTCCATTATTGCCTATTACTGAGTTCTTGTTTTCCAACGTTGGTTTTGTGAAGGAGGTTGTGGAGTGGACTATGCCTTGTTTGAATAGGGATGGTGTTTTAGAAAAATTGAAGTGGTTGGGAAGGAATTTATGA
- the LOC112797997 gene encoding glucan endo-1,3-beta-D-glucosidase-like: MDSTKDEPFLFPTTMYERDCFHPSKFFSANLLSSPLPTNSFFQNFLLCNGDNPEYIHPYLIKPSASSLSLCYPSRSVHSDCIYQDFNPDLTVSSSTSSESHHVISSFTGLSVTLDFPSSNLRFFLVRGCPYVTFSVSHQTPLFSMTTVHKFSSFTSNSSLTKYALKLDNGQAWLLYASLPIKVSNSYETMISFSKKFTSRDHGVPLVVRIALLPTSSSELEDVLDRYSSCYPVSGDALFTKPYCVEYKWEKRGFGNGDLLMLAHPLHFQLLSKDAGNVTVLQDFKYRSIDGDLVGVVGDSWLLKADHVPMNWYSTRGVKEESFDEIKSALSKDVAALCSSEITTISAYYYGKFIARAARLALIAEEIGFLEVIPSVKKFLHETIQPWLDGTFDDNGFLYDANWGGIVTKERSYQDFDYHKYGCHHYHLGYFLYGIAVFAKIDPSWGMKYKPHAYSIMADFMNLGGEHDLNSKNYTRLRCFDLYTLHSWGGETFPDQGREQDSSSEAVNAYYSAALMGVVYGDNNLSAIGSTLASLEIHAAKMWWHVKEGDNMYEEDFTTENKLVGYHSVNMRNRKMRYCYTSKESKIALHVLPLLPISECLFSNVDFVKELVEWTQSGYGDGPADGDGDGWKGFVYALEGIYDNQFALKKIRSLKCFDCGNSLSNLLWWIHSRDDEEKFNCGHGSHEN; the protein is encoded by the coding sequence ATGGATTCAACAAAAGATGAACCTTTCTTGTTCCCAACAACAATGTACGAACGTGATTGCTTTCACCCTTCTAAGTTCTTTTCTGCGAACCTTCTTTCATCTCCATTACCAACTAACTCTTTCTTCCAAAACTTCCTTCTCTGCAATGGCGACAACCCTGAGTACATTCACCCATACCTCATCAAACCCTCagcttcctctctttctctctgctACCCTTCTCGCTCTGTTCATTCTGATTGCATTTACCAAGACTTCAACCCTGATCTCACTGTCTCTTCCTCAACAAGTTCTGAATCCCACCATGTTATATCTTCCTTCACTGGTCTCAGTGTTACTCTGGATTTTCCTTCTTCCAATCTTAGATTCTTTCTTGTTAGGGGATGCCCTTATGTTACTTTCTCTGTCTCTCATCAAACACCATTATTTTCAATGACCACTGTTCACAAATTCTCATCCTTTACTTCAAATTCTTCACTCACAAAGTATGCCCTCAAGCTTGACAATGGTCAAGCATGGCTTTTGTATGCTTCTTTACCAATCAAGGTTAGTAACAGCTATGAGACTATGATCTCTTTCTCAAAAAAATTTACTTCTCGTGATCATGGGGTTCCTCTGGTAGTGAGGATAGCATTGTTGCCAACTTCAAGTTCAGAACTTGAGGATGTTCTTGACAGGTACAGCTCTTGTTACCCTGTATCTGGTGATGCTTTGTTTACTAAGCCATATTGTGTTGAATATAagtgggagaagagagggtttggTAATGGTGATTTGTTAATGTTAGCACACCCTCTCCATTTTCAACTTTTATCCAAGGATGCGGGTAATGTTACTGTTCTTCAAGATTTTAAGTATAGGAGCATTGATGGGGACcttgttggtgttgttggagaTTCATGGTTGCTGAAAGCAGATCATGTTCCTATGAATTGGTATTCTACTAGAGGTGTCAAAGAAGAATCTTTTGATGAAATCAAATCAGCTCTTTCCAAAGATGTTGCTGCTCTTTGTTCTTCTGAGATAACAACAATTTCAGCTTACTATTATGGGAAATTTATTGCAAGGGCAGCAAGGTTGGCTTTAATAGCCGAGGAGATTGGTTTTCTTGAAGTGATCCCATCCGTGAAGAAGTTCTTGCATGAAACAATTCAGCCATGGTTGGATGGGACTTTTGATGACAATGGATTTCTATATGATGCAAATTGGGGTGGAATTGTTACCAAAGAACGTTCATATCAAGATTTTGACTATCATAAATATGGTTGCCACCATTATCATTTAGGATACTTTCTCTATGGAATTGCAGTTTTTGCAAAGATTGATCCATCATGGGGTATGAAGTATAAGCCTCATGCCTATTCTATTATGGCAGATTTCATGAACTTAGGTGGAGAACATGATTTGAACTCAAAGAATTATACGCGTCTAAGGTGTTTTGATCTATACACATTGCATTCTTGGGGTGGGGAGACTTTCCCTGATCAAGGAAGGGAACAAGACAGCAGCAGTGAAGCAGTAAATGCTTACTATTCGGCGGCATTGATGGGTGTTGTATATGGTGACAACAATCTTTCTGCCATTGGATCAACTCTTGCATCATTGGAAATTCATGCTGCTAAGATGTGGTGGCATGTGAAAGAGGGTGATAATATGTATGAAGAAGATTTTACTACAGAAAATAAGTTAGTTGGTTATCATTCAGTTAACATGAGAAATAGGAAAATGCGGTATTGTTATACTAGTAAGGAGAGTAAGATTGCACTTCATGTTTTACCCTTGTTGCCTATTTCTGAGTGTTTGTTCTCCAATGTTGATTTTGTTAAGGAGCTTGTGGAATGGACACAGTCTGGATATGGAGATGGTCCTGCAGATGGAGATGGAGATGGGTGGAAGGGGTTTGTCTATGCACTTGAAGGAATTTATGACAATCAATTTGCTTTGAAGAAGATTAGAAGCTTGAAGTGTTTTGATTGTGGCAACTCATTGAGTAATCTGTTATGGTGGATTCACAGCAGAGATGATGAGGAGAAATTCAATTGTGGTCATGGGAGCCATGAGAATTGA
- the LOC112797998 gene encoding tRNA (guanine(26)-N(2))-dimethyltransferase 1 isoform X2 yields the protein MADLSEFKIVKEGEAEILMHKQNEVFYNKAQVNNRDMSIAVLRTFISKRKEEHEANLPKKAKRAPKVSESDASEPAKEDVPHASPPEDCRDNGECEDGNGMALDEPHKTAEEQVKSSEECNGEGESMSNADGKVQRELKPPRVLEALSASGLRALRYAREVEGIGQVVALDNDQASVDACRRNIKFNGSVACSKVESHLADAPVYMLTHPKEFDVVDLDPCGSPSVFLDSAVQSVADGGMLMCTATDMAVLWGEMGRSAIRNMVHIRREENIAMKWL from the exons ATGGCTGATCTCAGTGAATTCAAGATCGTAAAGGAAGGAGAAGCTGAGATTCTCATGCACAAACAGAATGAAGTTTTCTATAACAAAGCCCAG GTTAATAACAGGGATATGTCAATTGCTGTTTTGAGAACTTTTATATCCAAACGTAAGGAAGAACATGAAGCAAATTTGCCCAAGAAAGCTAAAAGAGCTCCAAAAGTATCTGAAAGTGATGCTTCTGAACCTGCCAAGGAGGATGTCCCTCATGCATCTCCACCTGAAGATTGTAGAGATAATGGCGAATGTGAAGATGGGAATGGAATGGCTCTTGATGAACCGCACAAAACAGCAGAGGAGCAAGTCAAGAGCTCTGAAGAATGCAACGGGGAAGGGGAGTCAATGAGTAATGCAGATGGAAAAGTTCAGAGGGAACTGAAGCCACCAAGAGTTCTAGAG GCATTGTCTGCTTCTGGATTAAGGGCCCTTAGGTATGCTCGTGAAGTGGAAGGAATTGGTCAGGTGGTTGCTCTGGACAACGATCAAG CTTCTGTTGACGCTTGCAGAAGGAACATCAAATTCAATGGTTCAGTAGCGTGTTCAAAAGTTGAGTCTCATCTTGCTGATGCTCCTGTATATATGCTAACCCACCCCAAAGAATTCGACGTG gTTGATCTTGATCCTTGTGGTTCACCTTCCGTGTTCCTGGATTCAGCAGTTCAATCTGTTGCTGATGGAGGTATGCTGATGTGTACGGCAACAGATATGGCAGTGCTCTGGGGGGAAATGGGGAGGTCTGCTATTCGAA ATATGGTTCATATCCGCCGAGAGGAAAATATTGCCATGAAATGGCTTTGA
- the LOC112797998 gene encoding tRNA (guanine(26)-N(2))-dimethyltransferase 1 isoform X1 — MADLSEFKIVKEGEAEILMHKQNEVFYNKAQVNNRDMSIAVLRTFISKRKEEHEANLPKKAKRAPKVSESDASEPAKEDVPHASPPEDCRDNGECEDGNGMALDEPHKTAEEQVKSSEECNGEGESMSNADGKVQRELKPPRVLEALSASGLRALRYAREVEGIGQVVALDNDQASVDACRRNIKFNGSVACSKVESHLADAPVYMLTHPKEFDVVDLDPCGSPSVFLDSAVQSVADGGMLMCTATDMAVLWGEMGRYGSYPPRGKYCHEMALRILLASIEVITNFHMPPHLSSMNLQ; from the exons ATGGCTGATCTCAGTGAATTCAAGATCGTAAAGGAAGGAGAAGCTGAGATTCTCATGCACAAACAGAATGAAGTTTTCTATAACAAAGCCCAG GTTAATAACAGGGATATGTCAATTGCTGTTTTGAGAACTTTTATATCCAAACGTAAGGAAGAACATGAAGCAAATTTGCCCAAGAAAGCTAAAAGAGCTCCAAAAGTATCTGAAAGTGATGCTTCTGAACCTGCCAAGGAGGATGTCCCTCATGCATCTCCACCTGAAGATTGTAGAGATAATGGCGAATGTGAAGATGGGAATGGAATGGCTCTTGATGAACCGCACAAAACAGCAGAGGAGCAAGTCAAGAGCTCTGAAGAATGCAACGGGGAAGGGGAGTCAATGAGTAATGCAGATGGAAAAGTTCAGAGGGAACTGAAGCCACCAAGAGTTCTAGAG GCATTGTCTGCTTCTGGATTAAGGGCCCTTAGGTATGCTCGTGAAGTGGAAGGAATTGGTCAGGTGGTTGCTCTGGACAACGATCAAG CTTCTGTTGACGCTTGCAGAAGGAACATCAAATTCAATGGTTCAGTAGCGTGTTCAAAAGTTGAGTCTCATCTTGCTGATGCTCCTGTATATATGCTAACCCACCCCAAAGAATTCGACGTG gTTGATCTTGATCCTTGTGGTTCACCTTCCGTGTTCCTGGATTCAGCAGTTCAATCTGTTGCTGATGGAGGTATGCTGATGTGTACGGCAACAGATATGGCAGTGCTCTGGGGGGAAATGGGGAG ATATGGTTCATATCCGCCGAGAGGAAAATATTGCCATGAAATGGCTTTGAGAATCCTTCTCGCTTCCATTGAG GTTATCACCAACTTTCACATGCCACCACATCTTAGCAGCATGAATCTCCAATGA
- the LOC112797999 gene encoding glucan endo-1,3-beta-D-glucosidase, producing the protein MALTGERDEPFLFPSMDYQGDPPKFFSSDLLSSPLPTHSFFQNFVEEDGHNSVYIHPYLIKSSASSVSLCYPSRRVHSGSIYQPVRGCPYVTFSVSHQTPLFSITTVHKFSFFTSNSSLTKYALKLDNGQAWLLYASLPIKVSNSYETMISFSKKYTSHDHGVSLVVRIALLPNSSSELEDVLDRYSTCYPVSGDALFTKPYCVEYKWEKRGFDNGDLLMLAHPLHLQLLSKDEGNVTILENFRYRSIDGDLVGIVGDSWLLKADHVPVTWYSTRGVKEESFDEIKSALSKDVAGLCSSEITTTSAYYYGKFIAREARLALIAEEIGFLEVVPSVKKFLHETIQPWLDGTFDGNGFLYDAKWGRISIEAYSAGYFLYGIAVLAKIDPAWGMKYKPKSLLTYGKFYEIGKRIKLQIFVIGKVHGNKTATVKL; encoded by the exons ATGGCTCTCACAGGAGAAAGAGATGAACCTTTTCTGTTCCCATCAATGGATTATCAAGGTGACCCTCCCAAATTCTTCTCTTCAGACCTTCTTTCATCGCCTTTACCCACACATTCTTTCTTCCAGAACTTTGTTGAAGAAGATGGCCACAACTCAGTGTACATTCACCCTTACCTCATCAAATCATCAGCTTCCTCTGTTTCTCTCTGCTATCCATCTCGCCGTGTTCATTCTGGTTCCATATACCAG CCTGTTAGGGGATGCCCCTATGTTACTTTCTCTGTCTCTCATCAAACACCATTATTTTCGATAACCACTGTTCACAAATTCTCTTTCTTTACTTCAAATTCTTCACTCACCAAGTATGCCCTCAAGCTTGACAATGGCCAAGCATGGCTTTTGTATGCTTCTTTACCAATCAAGGTTAGTAACAGCTATGAGACTATGATCTCTTTCTCAAAGAAATATACTTCTCATGATCATGGGGTTTCTCTGGTAGTGAGGATAGCATTGTTGCCAAATTCAAGTTCAGAACTTGAGGATGTTCTTGACAGGTACAGCACTTGTTATCCTGTATCTGGTGATGCTTTGTTTACTAAGCCATATTGTGTTGAATATAAGTGGGAAAAGAGAGGGTTTGATAATGGTGATTTGTTAATGTTAGCACaccctcttcatcttcaactttTATCCAAGGATGAGGGAAATGTTACTATTCTAGAAAATTTTAGGTATAGGAGCATTGATGGGGACCTTGTTGGTATTGTCGGAGATTCATGGTTGCTGAAAGCAGATCATGTTCCTGTGACTTGGTATTCTACTAGAGGTGTCAAAGAAGAATCTTTTGATGAAATCAAATCAGCTCTTTCCAAAGATGTAGCTGGTCTTTGTTCTTCTGAGATAACAACAACTTCAGCTTACTATTATGGGAAATTTATTGCAAGGGAAGCAAGGTTGGCTTTGATAGCGGAGGAGATTGGTTTTCTTGAAGTGGTCCCATCCGTGAAGAAGTTCTTGCATGAAACCATTCAGCCATGGTTGGATGGCACTTTTGATGGCAATGGATTTCTATATGATGCAAAATGGGGAAGGATTAGTATTGAAGCATACAGTGCTGGGTACTTCCTTTATGGAATTGCAGTGCTTGCAAAGATTGATCCAGCTTGGGGAATGAAATATAAGCCTAAAAGCCTACTCACTTATGGCAAATTTTATGAAATTGGCAAGAGGATCAAACTCCAA ATCTTTGTCATTGGGAAAGTGCATGGCAACAAGACAGCAACAGTGAAGCTGTAA
- the LOC112795423 gene encoding glucan endo-1,3-beta-D-glucosidase-like, producing the protein MKLTFSNISSDEAPVMVRIGVMPDSSSEKEAKKGLGNLLMLAHPLHLQLLSKDEGNVTVLKHFKYRSIDGGLVGVVGDSWMLEAEHVPVSWHSTRGVNQDSYDEIKQALCRDVGALCSSKIANTSSACYGKSIARAARLAGIAEEQWGGLINKLGSDDDIEENLFGFYNNCHSLLGYFVYGIAVLAKIDPNWDSDVGRYQYNSGEAVNAIYSAALMGLAYNDANLVAIGSTLAALEIHAAQMWCHLKMDDRKCSDEFTMENRFAPWEEHRLAAHVLPLLPITEFLFSNVGFVKEVVEWTMPCLNRDGVGEILKGLVYAREGIYDNEAALKKVGELPSFDSPRSTLSDLLWWLHSRRGQEDHHQDSCYSNFKL; encoded by the exons ATGAAACTCACTTTCTCCAACATTTCTTCTGATGAGGCTCCTGTGATGGTTCGGATTGGAGTTATGCCGGATTCAAGCTCAGAAAAGGAGGCT AAGAAAGGGCTTGGTAATTTGTTGATGTTAGCTCATCCTCTCCATCTTCAACTTCTGTCTAAAGATGAGGGTAATGTGACTGTTCTTAAACATTTTAAGTACAGAAGCATTGATGGTGGCCTTGTTGGTGTTGTTGGCGATTCATGGATGTTGGAAGCAGAACATGTTCCAGTATCTTGGCACTCTACTAGAGGTGTCAATCAAGACTCCTATGATGAAATCAAACAAGCTCTTTGTAGAGATGTTGGTGCTCTTTGTTCTTCAAAAATAGCTAATACTTCATCTGCCTGTTATGGCAAATCGATTGCAAGGGCTGCAAGGCTTGCAGGCATAGCTGAGGAA CAATGGGGAGGGCTTATTAATAAACTAGGTTctgatgatgatattgaagagAACTTGTTTGGATTTTACAACAATTGTCATTCTCTTCTGGGATACTTTGTGTATGGAATCGCAGTTCTTGCGAAGATCGATCCGAATTGG GATAGTGATGTTGGAAGATATCAATATAATAGTGGTGAAGCTGTGAATGCAATTTATTCAGCAGCGTTGATGGGTTTGGCATATAATGATGCAAATCTTGTTGCTATTGGTTCAACTCTTGCAGCATTGGAAATTCATGCTGCTCAAATGTGGTGCCATTTAAAGATGGATGATCGTAAATGTAGTGATGAGTTTACAATGGAGAATAGGTTTGCTCCTTGGGAAGAGCATAGACTTGCCGCTCATGTTCTTCCATTGCTGCCCATTACTGAGTTCTTGTTTTCAAACGTTGGTTTTGTGAAGGAGGTTGTGGAGTGGACTATGCCTTGTTTGAATAGAGATGGTGTTGGAGAAATACTGAAGGGGTTGGTTTATGCAAGGGAAGGAATTTATGATAATGAAGCTGCGTTGAAGAAGGTTGGGGAGTTACCAAGTTTTGATTCTCCACGGAGCACATTGAGCGATCTGTTATGGTGGCTGCACAGCAGAAGAGGCCAAGAAGATCATCATCAGGATTCTT gttattcaaattttaagcttTAA
- the LOC112798001 gene encoding glucan endo-1,3-beta-D-glucosidase, with the protein MALTGEKDDPFLFPSMDYQGDPPKFFSPDLLSSPLPTHSFFQNFVEEDGHNSVYIHPYLIKSSASSVSLCYPSRRVHSGSIEQVFKADLTISSSTQQTQQGSQSHHHVISSFSDLSVTLDIPSSDLTFFLVRGCPYVTFSVSHQTPLFSITTVHKFSFFPSNSSLTKYALKLDNGQAWLLYASLPIKVSNSYETMISFSKKYTSHDHGVSLVVRIALLPNSSSELEDVLDRYSTCYPVSGDALFTKPYCVEYKWEKRGFDNGDLLMLAHPLHLQLLSKDEGNVTILENFRYRSIDGDLVGIVGDSWLLKADHVPVTWYSTRGVKEESFDEIKSALSKDVAGLCSSEITTISDYYYGKFIARAARLALIAEEIGFLEVVPSVKKFLHETIQPWLDGTFDGNGFLYDAKWGRISIEAYSAGYFLYGIAVLAKIDPAWGMKYKPKAYSLMANFMNLARGSNSKYTRLRCFDLYKLHSWTLYEDLCYWESGWQQDSNSEAVNIYYSAALMGLAYGDIHLASIGSTLASLEIHAAKMWWHVKEGDNLYEDDFAKENKLVGYLSANYRLDLMRYYQCERECKIGFHVLPLLPITEFLFSDVDFVKELVKWSPSIYRVGDGWMGFVYALEGIYNNQVALEKIRSLKRFDAGNTLSNLLWWIHSRRDYRKMGSCHEKQCCFCHCCPNILRFRLL; encoded by the coding sequence ATGGCTCTCACAGGAGAAAAAGATGATCCTTTTCTGTTCCCATCAATGGATTATCAAGGTGACCCTCCCAAATTCTTCTCTCCGGACCTTCTTTCATCGCCTTTACCCACACATTCTTTCTTCCAGAACTTTGTTGAAGAAGATGGCCACAACTCAGTGTACATTCACCCTTACCTCATCAAATCATCAGCTTCCTCTGTTTCTCTCTGCTATCCATCTCGCCGTGTTCATTCTGGTTCCATAGAGCAGGTATTCAAAGCTGATCTCACTATCTCTTCCTCAACTCAACAAACCCAACAAGGTTCTCAATCACATCATCATGTTATATCTTCCTTCAGTGATCTTAGTGTCACTTTGGATATTCCTTCTTCTGATCTTACTTTCTTCCTTGTTAGGGGATGCCCTTATGTTACTTTCTCTGTCTCTCATCAAACACCATTATTTTCAATAACCACTGTTCAcaaattctctttctttccttcaaATTCTTCACTCACCAAGTATGCCCTCAAGCTTGACAATGGCCAAGCATGGCTTTTGTATGCTTCTTTACCAATCAAGGTTAGTAACAGCTATGAGACTATGATCTCTTTCTCAAAGAAATATACTTCTCATGATCATGGGGTTTCTCTGGTAGTGAGGATAGCATTGTTGCCAAATTCAAGTTCAGAACTTGAGGATGTTCTTGACAGGTACAGCACTTGTTATCCTGTATCTGGTGATGCTTTGTTTACTAAGCCATATTGTGTTGAATATAAGTGGGAAAAGAGAGGGTTTGATAATGGTGATTTGTTAATGTTAGCACaccctcttcatcttcaactttTATCCAAGGATGAGGGAAATGTTACTATTCTAGAAAATTTTAGGTATAGGAGCATTGATGGGGACCTTGTTGGTATTGTCGGAGATTCATGGTTGCTGAAAGCAGATCATGTTCCTGTGACTTGGTATTCTACTAGAGGTGTCAAAGAAGAATCTTTTGATGAAATCAAATCAGCTCTTTCCAAAGATGTAGCTGGTCTTTGTTCTTCTGAGATAACAACAATTTCAGATTATTATTATGGGAAATTTATTGCAAGGGCAGCAAGGTTGGCTTTGATAGCCGAGGAGATTGGTTTTCTTGAAGTGGTCCCATCCGTGAAGAAGTTCTTGCATGAAACCATTCAGCCATGGTTGGATGGCACTTTTGATGGCAATGGATTTCTATATGATGCAAAATGGGGAAGGATTAGTATTGAAGCATACAGTGCCGGGTACTTCCTTTATGGAATTGCAGTGCTTGCAAAGATTGATCCAGCTTGGGGAATGAAATATAAGCCTAAAGCCTACTCACTTATGGCAAATTTTATGAACTTGGCAAGAGGATCAAACTCGAAATATACACGTCTTAGGTGCTTCGATCTGTACAAATTGCACTCTTGGACTTTATATGAAGATCTTTGTTATTGGGAAAGTGGATGGCAACAAGACAGCAACAGTGAAGCTGTAAATATTTACTATTCTGCTGCATTGATGGGCCTAGCTTATGGTGACATCCATCTTGCTTCCATTGGATCAACTCTTGCATCATTGGAGATTCATGCTGCTAAGATGTGGTGGCATGTGAAAGAGGGTGATAATCTCTATGAAGATGATTTTGCAAAAGAAAATAAGTTAGTTGGTTATCTTTCTGCTAACTATAGACTTGATCTAATGCGCTATTATCAATGTGAGAGGGAGTGTAAGATTGGCTTTCATGTTTTACCCTTATTGCCTATTACTGAGTTCTTATTCTCCGATGTTGATTTTGTTAAGGAGCTTGTGAAGTGGTCACCATCTATATATAGAGTAGGAGACGGATGGATGGGGTTTGTGTATGCACTTGAAGGAATTTATAACAATCAAGTTGCATTGGAGAAGATTAGAAGCTTAAAGCGTTTTGATGCTGGCAACACATTGAGCAATCTCTTGTGGTGGATTCACAGCAGGCGTGATTATAGAAAAATGGGATCCTGTCATGAGAAACAATGTTGCTTTTGTCATTGCTGCCCTAATATTTTAAGGTTTAGATTATTGTGA